A window of Geomonas agri contains these coding sequences:
- the rpoN gene encoding RNA polymerase factor sigma-54: MAIEMRQQMKMSQQLVMTPQLQQAIKLLQLSRLELQDVVRQELEENPILDEVIEQEEIREPEQLELREKEAEPESAANDFQEVRAGEETRDTDWDSYIDGYNYSSGEQYYDDEDRPSFENLLTKKSTLFDHLIWQLSLTRLTEREMVVGAEIIGNIDEDGYLRASLEDIASACVQASPFLEEALEWAGLPADASEDQSTEAADGFAESVLTPLVEGVLKRIQEFDPVGVGARDLRECLLIQVASLGMAGSLVEALLRDHLKDLESHKYKQAAKVLGVDVNDILAATRIIAELDPKPGRVFGSDDVQYISADIFVHKVGDEYVVMLNDEGMPNLRINPIYAPEAKSSRAVDKVAEDYIGEKMRSAIWLIKSIQQRQRTIFKVAKSIVKFQRDFLDRGIEYLRPLVLRDIAEDIGMHESTISRVTTNKYMQTPQGLFELKYFFNSGISTGEGDFIASESVKSKIKELVDNEDPKRPYSDQRLAEMLSDHNIVIARRTVTKYREMLRIGSSSERKKHF, translated from the coding sequence ATGGCAATAGAGATGCGCCAGCAGATGAAAATGAGTCAGCAACTGGTGATGACCCCCCAGTTGCAGCAGGCCATCAAGCTGCTTCAGCTCTCCCGGCTGGAGTTGCAGGACGTAGTGCGGCAGGAGCTTGAGGAAAATCCCATCCTGGACGAGGTAATCGAACAGGAGGAGATCCGCGAGCCCGAGCAGCTCGAACTGCGCGAGAAGGAAGCGGAGCCGGAGAGTGCCGCCAATGACTTCCAAGAGGTCCGTGCCGGTGAAGAGACCCGGGACACCGACTGGGACTCCTACATCGACGGCTACAACTACAGTTCCGGCGAGCAATACTACGACGACGAGGACCGCCCCTCTTTTGAAAACCTCCTGACCAAGAAATCTACCCTGTTCGACCACCTGATCTGGCAGCTGAGCCTCACCCGCCTCACTGAGCGCGAGATGGTGGTTGGCGCAGAGATCATCGGCAACATCGACGAGGACGGCTACCTGCGCGCGAGCCTCGAGGATATCGCGTCGGCCTGCGTCCAGGCGAGCCCCTTCCTCGAAGAGGCCCTGGAGTGGGCTGGGCTTCCCGCCGACGCCTCCGAGGATCAATCGACCGAGGCGGCGGACGGTTTCGCCGAGAGCGTGTTGACCCCGCTGGTCGAGGGGGTGCTGAAGCGGATCCAGGAGTTCGACCCGGTCGGCGTCGGCGCCCGCGACCTACGCGAGTGCCTGCTGATCCAGGTGGCGAGCCTGGGTATGGCGGGGAGCCTGGTCGAGGCGCTGTTGCGCGACCACCTGAAGGATCTGGAGAGCCACAAGTACAAGCAGGCGGCCAAGGTGCTCGGGGTGGACGTTAACGATATCCTGGCGGCGACCCGCATCATCGCCGAGCTCGACCCCAAGCCGGGCCGCGTTTTCGGCAGTGACGACGTGCAGTACATCTCCGCCGACATCTTCGTGCACAAGGTAGGCGACGAGTACGTGGTGATGCTCAACGACGAGGGGATGCCCAACCTCAGGATCAACCCGATCTACGCTCCCGAAGCCAAGTCAAGCCGCGCCGTGGACAAGGTGGCCGAAGACTACATCGGTGAGAAGATGCGCTCCGCCATCTGGCTCATCAAGAGCATCCAGCAGCGCCAGCGCACCATCTTCAAGGTGGCCAAGAGCATTGTCAAGTTCCAGCGCGACTTCCTTGACCGCGGCATCGAATACCTGCGCCCGTTGGTGCTGCGCGACATCGCGGAGGACATCGGCATGCACGAGTCCACTATCAGCCGCGTCACCACCAACAAGTATATGCAGACCCCACAGGGGCTCTTTGAGCTGAAGTACTTCTTCAACTCGGGGATCTCCACCGGCGAGGGGGACTTCATCGCCTCCGAGAGCGTCAAGAGCAAGATCAAGGAACTGGTGGACAACGAGGATCCCAAGCGCCCCTACTCGGACCAGCGCCTGGCGGAGATGTTGTCCGACCACAACATCGTCATTGCACGGCGCACCGTGACCAAGTACCGCGAGATGCTCCGCATCGGTTCGTCCTCGGAGCGCAAGAAGCATTTCTAA
- the hprK gene encoding HPr(Ser) kinase/phosphatase: MSLSIKDLLEDKAYGLDLQLLGGEAGLSNRLYSSRIQKPGLALTGYTEHLHPDRVQVLGNTEISYLSQIPEEVGSRHIEKLCSYPIACFIVTKGLDPPEFLKRSAEAAGIPLLVTHHQSSTFISLITKFLEESLLPSTHIHGVLVDVLGVGVLLLGKSGIGKSECALDLVIRGHRLVADDVIHIKKKMPAALVGQAGETIQYHMEIRGLGIINIKDLYGVSSIREKKIIDMVLELMEWDANQEYERLGIDEPVKTILGVDLPHVKIPVRPGRNLTSIIEVAARNFLLKGMGYHSAREFHEKLLARLEFRPLGNEVE, from the coding sequence ATGAGCCTCAGCATCAAGGACCTGTTGGAAGACAAGGCTTACGGCCTCGACCTGCAGCTTCTGGGCGGTGAAGCGGGCCTCAGTAACCGGCTCTACAGCTCCCGCATCCAAAAGCCGGGCCTGGCCCTCACCGGCTACACGGAACACCTGCATCCGGACCGGGTCCAGGTGCTGGGTAACACCGAGATCTCCTACCTGAGCCAGATACCCGAAGAAGTCGGTTCCCGGCACATCGAGAAGCTGTGCAGCTACCCCATCGCCTGCTTCATCGTCACCAAGGGGCTCGATCCCCCGGAGTTCCTGAAACGCAGCGCCGAGGCTGCCGGTATCCCGCTCCTGGTGACCCACCACCAGTCCTCCACCTTCATCAGCCTGATCACCAAGTTCCTCGAAGAGAGCCTGCTTCCCTCGACCCATATCCACGGCGTGCTGGTCGACGTCCTCGGTGTGGGCGTGCTCCTTCTGGGCAAGAGCGGCATCGGCAAGAGCGAGTGCGCACTCGACCTCGTCATCCGCGGCCATCGCCTGGTGGCGGACGACGTGATCCACATCAAGAAGAAGATGCCGGCGGCGCTGGTGGGACAGGCGGGCGAGACCATCCAGTACCACATGGAGATCCGCGGCCTGGGCATCATCAACATCAAGGACCTGTACGGGGTCTCCTCGATCCGCGAGAAGAAGATCATCGACATGGTCCTCGAACTCATGGAGTGGGACGCGAACCAGGAATACGAGCGGCTGGGGATCGACGAGCCGGTCAAGACCATCCTGGGCGTCGACCTGCCCCACGTGAAGATACCGGTCCGACCGGGCCGGAACCTGACCTCGATCATCGAGGTCGCCGCCAGGAACTTCCTCCTGAAGGGGATGGGGTACCATTCCGCCCGCGAGTTCCACGAGAAGCTCCTGGCCCGCCTGGAGTTCCGCCCCTTGGGCAACGAGGTGGAATAG
- the rapZ gene encoding RNase adapter RapZ: MRIVIITGLSGSGKSTAVKALEDEGFFCLDNLPVSLVSTFIELVEHSREDIKDVALVMDIRSRDFIKGYDQVFQAIASAGHSVKIFYFDATDEVLIRRFSETRRRHPALEGASVPEGIRFERDQLAGLRRIATAIIDTSEMNVHRLKEVVIGLVKGGEGALEMQVNLQSFGFRYGLPLESDLVMDVRFLPNPYFVPELRHFSGLEPGVREYVLKQKETVVFLERFRDMLEFLLPGYRREGKSYLSVSIGCTGGRHRSVAIAEELYHYFRQRNVNIKISHRDIEKGLG; the protein is encoded by the coding sequence ATGCGCATCGTCATCATAACCGGCCTCTCCGGCTCGGGAAAATCGACGGCGGTGAAGGCCTTGGAGGACGAAGGCTTCTTTTGCCTGGACAATCTGCCGGTCTCGCTGGTGAGCACCTTCATTGAGCTGGTGGAGCACTCCCGCGAGGACATCAAGGACGTGGCCCTGGTGATGGACATCAGGAGCCGCGACTTCATCAAGGGGTACGACCAGGTATTCCAGGCCATCGCCTCGGCCGGGCACAGCGTCAAGATCTTCTACTTCGACGCCACCGACGAAGTGCTGATCCGGCGCTTTTCCGAGACCCGTCGCCGCCACCCCGCCCTGGAAGGGGCGAGCGTCCCGGAGGGGATCCGCTTCGAGCGCGATCAGCTGGCGGGCCTTCGGCGCATCGCCACCGCCATCATCGACACCTCGGAGATGAACGTGCATCGCCTCAAGGAGGTGGTGATCGGGCTTGTCAAGGGGGGGGAGGGCGCCCTGGAGATGCAGGTGAACCTGCAGTCCTTCGGCTTCCGCTACGGGCTCCCCCTGGAGAGCGACCTGGTCATGGATGTGCGCTTTCTCCCCAACCCTTACTTCGTGCCCGAGTTGCGCCACTTCTCCGGCCTGGAGCCGGGGGTCCGCGAGTACGTCTTGAAGCAGAAGGAGACCGTCGTGTTCCTGGAGCGGTTCCGGGACATGCTGGAGTTCCTGCTGCCGGGGTACCGCAGGGAAGGGAAGTCCTACCTGTCGGTTTCCATCGGCTGCACCGGCGGCAGGCACCGCTCGGTGGCCATCGCAGAAGAGCTGTACCACTACTTCCGTCAGCGGAACGTGAACATAAAAATTTCCCACAGGGATATAGAGAAGGGGCTGGGATGA
- the hpf gene encoding ribosome hibernation-promoting factor, HPF/YfiA family, giving the protein MQITTTFRHMEPSEALKSYAEEKLDRVKKYIDEPIVVQVFLTVEKIRHMAEVTINAKGITIKAAEETNDMYASIDAVSDKIERQLRRFKERIKAHKPASDARERQVQKAIVQAQGIEEGTQAPVIIKTKSFTMKPMSVEEAVMQMELLHKDFLVYTESSTETINVVYRRKDGNYGLISPENP; this is encoded by the coding sequence ATGCAGATAACCACGACTTTCAGGCACATGGAACCGAGCGAAGCGCTGAAAAGCTACGCAGAGGAGAAGCTGGACCGGGTTAAGAAATATATAGACGAGCCGATTGTCGTCCAGGTATTTTTGACCGTTGAGAAGATCCGTCACATGGCCGAGGTGACCATCAACGCCAAGGGGATCACCATCAAGGCCGCGGAAGAGACCAACGACATGTACGCCTCCATCGATGCAGTGTCCGACAAGATCGAGCGCCAGTTGCGCCGCTTCAAGGAGCGCATCAAGGCCCACAAGCCGGCTTCCGACGCGCGCGAGCGCCAGGTACAGAAGGCGATCGTGCAGGCCCAGGGGATCGAGGAAGGAACCCAGGCCCCGGTCATCATCAAGACCAAGAGCTTCACCATGAAACCGATGTCCGTCGAGGAAGCGGTGATGCAGATGGAACTTTTGCACAAGGACTTCCTGGTCTACACCGAGTCCTCCACCGAGACCATCAACGTGGTTTACCGCAGGAAAGACGGCAACTACGGCCTGATCTCCCCGGAGAACCCGTAG
- the hpnK gene encoding hopanoid biosynthesis-associated protein HpnK — protein sequence MKEVIFNADDFGLSAGANRGIITAWQEGMLTSTSLMVGGDAFEEAAAFARANPALQVGLHLTLVQGSAVLAQGGLPALTDAGGEFTDDPVQAGMRYFFLKGLRKKLRLEIDAQLARCRDAGVELSHVDGHLNIHMHPVVFDILCELMPGYGIKSFRLTRENLPANLALDKTRLVGKCADAFIFARLADRCRPRLERLGIRYAHEVKGLLSSGHMTEAYLLRALDGLGEGLTEIYFHPGCHPCATLTRRMPDYQHEAELAALTSPRVREKLAAAGIRLRNYRGEEKAYV from the coding sequence ATGAAAGAAGTCATCTTCAACGCCGACGATTTCGGACTGAGCGCCGGGGCGAACCGCGGCATCATCACGGCCTGGCAGGAGGGGATGCTCACCAGCACCTCGCTCATGGTTGGTGGCGACGCCTTCGAGGAAGCGGCGGCCTTCGCCCGCGCCAACCCCGCTCTGCAGGTGGGGCTGCACCTCACCTTGGTCCAGGGGAGCGCGGTCCTGGCGCAGGGGGGATTGCCCGCCCTGACCGATGCCGGGGGGGAGTTCACTGACGACCCGGTGCAGGCGGGGATGCGCTACTTCTTTCTCAAGGGCCTGAGGAAAAAGCTGCGCCTGGAGATCGACGCGCAACTGGCCAGGTGCCGCGATGCCGGCGTCGAGCTGTCCCACGTCGACGGCCACCTCAACATCCATATGCACCCGGTGGTGTTCGACATCCTCTGCGAGCTGATGCCCGGCTACGGCATCAAGAGCTTTCGCCTCACCAGGGAAAACCTTCCGGCGAACCTCGCGCTGGATAAGACGCGGCTGGTGGGCAAATGTGCCGATGCCTTCATCTTCGCGCGGTTGGCCGATCGCTGCCGCCCTCGGCTTGAGCGACTCGGCATCCGCTACGCGCACGAGGTGAAGGGGCTGTTGAGCTCCGGGCACATGACCGAGGCGTATCTGCTGCGGGCGCTGGACGGTCTGGGGGAAGGACTCACCGAGATCTACTTCCACCCAGGCTGTCATCCCTGCGCTACGCTCACGCGACGCATGCCCGATTACCAGCACGAGGCGGAACTGGCGGCGTTGACCAGCCCCCGCGTAAGGGAGAAACTGGCCGCAGCCGGCATCAGACTGAGAAACTATCGCGGAGAGGAAAAGGCGTATGTTTAA
- a CDS encoding PTS sugar transporter subunit IIA: MIGLLLVAHAGVASELLTAAEMIVGKLELAEAVGIAPDASATDVMNDIKEAVARVSGDGAIIMTDMFGGTPSNMSISFLQEGKVEVLTGVNLPMLIRFTQERNRCSVSELALKLKESAQEGITVAGDFLKK; encoded by the coding sequence ATGATAGGACTGCTTTTGGTAGCACACGCCGGCGTGGCCAGTGAGCTTTTGACCGCGGCGGAGATGATAGTAGGGAAGCTGGAACTGGCCGAGGCGGTGGGCATTGCTCCCGATGCATCGGCCACCGATGTCATGAACGACATCAAGGAGGCCGTGGCGCGGGTTTCCGGCGACGGTGCCATCATCATGACCGACATGTTCGGCGGCACCCCGTCCAACATGAGCATCTCCTTTCTGCAGGAAGGAAAGGTCGAGGTGCTGACCGGGGTGAACCTCCCGATGCTGATCCGTTTCACCCAGGAGCGCAACCGCTGCAGCGTCTCGGAACTGGCGCTGAAGCTCAAGGAGAGCGCGCAGGAAGGGATCACGGTAGCCGGAGATTTCCTTAAAAAGTAA
- the ptsP gene encoding phosphoenolpyruvate--protein phosphotransferase produces MDSEKSESRQLKGIGASAGIAIGQVRITDRRRVAVTEVLVANEEIPGELDRFTRAIERAKGELFDLREQLSSTHGPEHLCVIDAHLMLLDDTMLVGETTQYIERLGINAEGALKRTLGRFKAFFDGVDDEYLRERGNDVETVVERVLRHMVGQKQEPLDSIEGKVIVVAHDLSPADILQIDKNKVMGFITDLGGKTSHSSILARAFEVPAVVGLERATGEVCEGDTLIIDGAAGVVIINPSAEEFKEYLQKKQRYEYVERELLKLRDLPAQTLDGHRMRLKGNVEFIEEVASVHKHGGEGIGLYRTEMLFFNRSKLPTEEEQFEAYAALVKKMAPQPVTIRTLDIGGDKCLTDLDLSDEMNPALGVRAIRLSLRQPEAFKAQLRAILRASAFGEVKLFFPMVSGVAEVRAAKALLEQVKEELRGKHPFDEQVQVGIMIEIPSAVVIADLLAAEVDFFSVGTNDLIQYTLAIDRTNEHLSSLFQPLHPAVLRSLKTIVDAAHAAGIEASICGEMAGDPEYLPILLGLGYDELSMNAVSIPRVKKILRRCTVQEAREVALKALSFATAAEADAYLKGMIAARFSESFD; encoded by the coding sequence ATGGATTCGGAGAAGAGTGAGTCGAGACAGTTGAAGGGGATCGGCGCCTCCGCCGGCATCGCCATCGGGCAGGTCCGCATCACCGACCGGCGCCGCGTAGCGGTCACCGAGGTGCTGGTGGCCAACGAGGAGATCCCGGGGGAACTGGACCGCTTCACCCGAGCCATCGAGCGCGCCAAGGGGGAGCTCTTCGACCTGCGCGAGCAGCTCTCCAGCACCCACGGTCCCGAGCACCTCTGCGTCATCGACGCCCACTTGATGCTGCTGGACGACACTATGCTGGTCGGGGAGACCACGCAGTACATCGAGCGGCTCGGCATCAACGCCGAGGGCGCTCTGAAGAGGACCCTCGGGCGCTTCAAGGCCTTCTTCGACGGCGTGGACGACGAGTACCTGCGCGAGCGCGGCAACGACGTGGAAACTGTAGTCGAACGCGTGCTGCGGCACATGGTGGGGCAGAAACAGGAGCCCCTGGACAGCATCGAGGGGAAGGTTATCGTGGTGGCCCACGACCTCTCCCCGGCCGACATCCTGCAGATCGACAAGAACAAAGTGATGGGCTTCATCACCGATCTCGGGGGGAAGACCTCCCACTCCTCCATCCTGGCGCGGGCCTTCGAGGTCCCCGCGGTGGTGGGGCTGGAGCGGGCCACCGGGGAAGTCTGTGAAGGGGACACCCTGATCATCGACGGCGCCGCCGGCGTGGTGATCATCAATCCCAGTGCTGAGGAATTCAAGGAGTACCTGCAGAAGAAGCAGCGCTACGAGTACGTGGAGCGGGAGCTGTTGAAGCTGCGCGACCTGCCGGCCCAGACCCTGGATGGGCATCGCATGCGCCTCAAGGGGAACGTGGAGTTCATCGAGGAGGTTGCCTCGGTGCACAAGCACGGCGGCGAGGGGATCGGCCTGTACCGCACCGAGATGCTCTTTTTCAACCGCAGCAAGCTCCCCACCGAGGAAGAGCAGTTCGAGGCTTACGCAGCTCTGGTGAAGAAAATGGCGCCGCAGCCGGTGACCATCAGGACGCTCGACATCGGCGGTGACAAGTGCCTCACCGATCTCGACCTCTCCGACGAGATGAACCCGGCGCTGGGGGTGCGGGCGATTCGCCTGTCGCTGCGTCAGCCCGAGGCCTTCAAGGCGCAGTTGCGGGCGATCCTGAGGGCGAGCGCTTTCGGCGAGGTGAAGCTCTTCTTCCCGATGGTATCCGGAGTGGCCGAGGTGCGGGCCGCCAAGGCCCTCTTGGAGCAGGTGAAAGAGGAACTGCGCGGCAAGCACCCCTTCGACGAGCAGGTGCAGGTCGGCATCATGATTGAGATCCCGTCAGCCGTGGTTATCGCCGATCTGCTGGCAGCGGAGGTCGACTTTTTCAGCGTCGGTACCAATGACCTGATCCAGTACACGCTGGCCATCGACCGCACCAATGAGCACCTCTCCTCGCTGTTCCAGCCGCTGCACCCGGCCGTGCTCCGGTCGCTGAAGACCATCGTCGACGCGGCCCACGCGGCGGGGATCGAGGCGTCCATCTGCGGCGAGATGGCGGGGGACCCCGAGTACCTCCCGATCCTGTTGGGGCTTGGCTACGACGAGTTGTCCATGAATGCAGTCTCTATCCCGCGGGTCAAGAAGATCCTGCGTCGCTGCACCGTGCAGGAGGCGCGCGAGGTGGCCTTGAAGGCGCTCAGCTTTGCCACCGCCGCCGAGGCGGACGCCTACCTGAAGGGGATGATTGCCGCCCGTTTCTCCGAGAGCTTCGACTAG
- a CDS encoding DUF3108 domain-containing protein, producing the protein MKISAILSFFAVLIISALPAHAMSPNEKLVYDVSWTGIKAGTTTQEVSTKGNELHIVTITRSLPWLDTFFRVEDRAESVVVRGSGDRFGSPRFFRNKINEGKHRRLKEAIFDQQRLKVESKDLLGKTQRVDDISAVTYDPLSIVYYVRTLELVPGHSLFVDIYDCNKLWNTEVKVLRREEIETPVGRFKTIVVQPLMKADGFFARTGEVKVWLTDDALKIPVMVSTKVKIGKIKAVLSGGSYWPQAAAKTD; encoded by the coding sequence ATGAAAATTTCAGCCATATTGTCTTTTTTCGCAGTACTCATAATCTCCGCACTCCCTGCCCACGCCATGAGTCCCAACGAGAAGCTGGTCTACGATGTCAGCTGGACCGGGATCAAGGCTGGGACCACCACCCAGGAAGTCAGCACCAAGGGCAACGAACTCCACATCGTCACCATAACCCGATCACTGCCATGGCTGGACACCTTCTTTCGAGTGGAGGACCGTGCCGAATCGGTTGTAGTGCGCGGCAGCGGTGACAGGTTCGGTTCCCCCAGGTTCTTCCGCAACAAGATCAATGAGGGAAAGCACAGGCGCCTTAAGGAGGCGATATTCGACCAGCAGCGGCTCAAGGTAGAGTCGAAGGACCTCCTGGGTAAGACCCAGCGCGTGGACGATATCAGTGCCGTCACCTATGACCCGCTTTCCATCGTCTATTACGTCCGTACCCTTGAACTCGTTCCCGGTCATTCGCTGTTCGTCGACATCTATGATTGCAACAAGCTCTGGAATACCGAGGTGAAGGTTCTTAGGCGTGAGGAGATCGAGACGCCGGTGGGGAGATTTAAGACCATCGTGGTGCAGCCTTTGATGAAAGCCGATGGATTCTTCGCCCGTACCGGCGAGGTCAAGGTCTGGCTTACCGACGACGCTCTCAAAATACCGGTTATGGTTTCGACCAAGGTGAAGATCGGCAAGATCAAGGCCGTGCTGAGCGGCGGCAGTTACTGGCCGCAGGCGGCGGCAAAAACAGATTAA
- a CDS encoding EamA family transporter, which translates to MFKTVVVMLAAVTAGTIGDLLLASGMKELGDISTMNLKGIMRVAVQALTTPKLVFGTAMLAVFFFLWLAVLSWEDLSVALPMQALNYILVAFLSQYFLHEVVSPLRWAGTVLVAIGVIMITKSSGA; encoded by the coding sequence ATGTTTAAAACCGTAGTGGTCATGCTGGCGGCGGTCACGGCAGGAACCATCGGGGACCTGTTGTTGGCCAGCGGCATGAAGGAGCTGGGAGACATCTCGACCATGAACCTGAAAGGGATCATGCGGGTCGCCGTGCAGGCGCTTACCACCCCTAAGCTGGTGTTCGGCACCGCCATGCTGGCCGTCTTCTTCTTCCTGTGGCTGGCCGTCCTCTCCTGGGAGGATCTCTCCGTGGCCCTGCCGATGCAGGCTCTGAACTACATACTGGTTGCCTTCCTGTCCCAGTACTTCCTGCACGAGGTCGTAAGCCCGCTGCGCTGGGCGGGGACCGTGCTGGTTGCGATCGGCGTCATCATGATCACCAAGAGCAGCGGGGCTTGA
- a CDS encoding HPr family phosphocarrier protein has protein sequence MIEGEFVIPNKLGLHARASALLVKTASGFSSEIRIEREGVEVNGKSIMGIMMLAAAKGSTITLKVEGTDEVEAYAAIGELIRNGFGEE, from the coding sequence ATGATAGAAGGCGAATTCGTAATACCGAACAAGCTGGGGCTGCACGCCAGGGCGAGCGCGCTCCTGGTGAAGACCGCCAGCGGTTTCTCCTCCGAGATCAGGATCGAGCGCGAGGGGGTCGAGGTGAACGGCAAGAGCATCATGGGGATCATGATGCTGGCGGCGGCCAAGGGGAGCACCATTACCTTGAAGGTCGAGGGGACGGACGAGGTCGAGGCCTACGCCGCCATCGGGGAGCTGATCCGGAATGGATTCGGAGAAGAGTGA
- a CDS encoding phosphorylase family protein, whose amino-acid sequence MAKENKSLGVVAAMPQEIAPVLARIKGYARGNIDGRNLYRFPVNGSLVYLIESGMGPAQAAAATRALIRHANPDAILNFGFGGAVLAGLEVGELVLADRVFHLDQGTLRELPQPDAPLVSLVQDYCAKVGLQVRRGGFITACGIRNKTEMASRLGGSTPLPLLEMETAAVLEQAQAAGIPLVAIRGVSDAADEELGFAIEEFCDADLHLTPWRVAWTIAKRPLLIPQLIRLAGNSRRAGKRLALAVELALQALTR is encoded by the coding sequence ATGGCCAAGGAAAACAAAAGCCTGGGTGTCGTAGCTGCCATGCCCCAGGAGATCGCGCCGGTGCTGGCGCGCATAAAAGGATATGCCCGGGGCAACATCGACGGGCGCAACCTGTACCGCTTCCCCGTCAACGGCAGCCTGGTCTACCTCATCGAGTCCGGCATGGGGCCGGCGCAGGCCGCGGCGGCGACCAGGGCGCTGATCAGGCACGCCAACCCGGATGCCATCCTCAATTTCGGCTTCGGCGGCGCCGTGCTGGCCGGCCTCGAAGTCGGCGAGCTGGTGCTGGCGGACCGCGTCTTTCACCTGGACCAGGGGACGTTGCGCGAACTCCCGCAACCCGACGCCCCCCTGGTGTCCCTGGTGCAGGACTACTGCGCCAAGGTGGGGCTGCAGGTACGGCGCGGTGGCTTCATCACCGCCTGCGGCATCAGGAACAAGACCGAGATGGCGAGCCGGCTCGGCGGGAGCACGCCGCTGCCGCTGCTCGAGATGGAAACGGCGGCGGTACTCGAACAGGCACAGGCTGCAGGGATACCGCTGGTGGCGATCCGGGGAGTGAGCGATGCGGCCGACGAGGAGCTCGGGTTTGCCATCGAGGAGTTCTGCGACGCCGATCTGCACCTCACCCCCTGGCGGGTGGCGTGGACCATCGCAAAGCGGCCGTTGTTGATTCCACAACTGATCAGGCTGGCGGGGAATTCACGCAGGGCGGGAAAACGGCTGGCACTGGCAGTCGAGCTCGCGCTGCAGGCGCTGACGCGGTAA
- the hpnJ gene encoding hopanoid biosynthesis associated radical SAM protein HpnJ, which translates to MKPLFLNPPTFEDFDGGAGARYQASREVTSFWFPGWLTYPAGMIEGSRVVDAPVQRLDLDACLDIAKDYDMVVMYTSTPTLAIDVETARRVKAQKPGTVTVLTGPHVSILPEESLRFAAGAVDIVCRGEFDYSTKELCEGKPWEEVDGISFMKDGKVVHTKDRPPIADLDALPFASKVYQRDLPIDEYVIPHFRHPYVSIYASRGCPSRCIYCLWPQTFSGRTLRKRSPQNVYEEVKWIKENLPYVKDISFDDDTFTADKQHAIAIARLIKPLNVSWVINARANCDYETLKELREAGMHHVVVGYESGNEQILKNIKKGVTKAQAIEFTKNCKKLGITVHGAFVLGLPGETRETIKETIAYAIDLDLTSIQVSLASPYPGTEFYQMAKENGWIASDSFLDETGHQKCVINYPDLTNQEIFDAVELFYNKFYFRPRYIARSIFSMLVDSQVRRKLLKEGAQYLSYMRKRKQAAC; encoded by the coding sequence ATGAAGCCGTTGTTTTTGAACCCGCCGACCTTTGAGGATTTTGACGGGGGTGCTGGTGCCCGCTACCAGGCCTCGCGCGAGGTGACCTCTTTCTGGTTCCCCGGCTGGCTCACCTATCCGGCCGGGATGATAGAAGGCTCCCGCGTGGTCGACGCGCCGGTACAGCGCTTGGACCTCGATGCGTGCCTTGATATAGCCAAAGATTACGACATGGTGGTGATGTACACCTCCACCCCGACTCTGGCCATCGACGTGGAAACCGCGCGCCGGGTCAAGGCGCAGAAGCCGGGGACGGTGACGGTACTGACCGGCCCCCACGTGAGCATCCTCCCCGAGGAGAGCCTCCGCTTCGCCGCCGGTGCGGTTGACATCGTCTGCCGCGGCGAATTCGATTATTCCACCAAGGAACTGTGCGAAGGTAAGCCGTGGGAAGAGGTGGACGGCATCAGCTTCATGAAAGACGGCAAGGTGGTGCACACCAAGGACCGCCCCCCCATCGCCGACCTGGACGCGCTTCCCTTCGCCAGCAAGGTTTACCAGCGCGACCTCCCCATCGACGAGTACGTGATTCCGCATTTCCGGCATCCCTACGTCTCCATCTACGCCAGCCGCGGCTGCCCCTCGCGCTGCATCTACTGCCTCTGGCCGCAGACCTTCTCCGGGCGCACGCTCAGAAAGAGAAGTCCGCAGAACGTGTACGAAGAGGTGAAGTGGATCAAGGAGAACCTTCCCTACGTGAAGGACATCTCCTTCGACGACGACACCTTCACCGCCGATAAGCAGCACGCCATCGCCATCGCCAGGCTGATCAAGCCCCTGAACGTCTCCTGGGTGATCAACGCCCGCGCCAACTGCGACTACGAGACCCTGAAGGAACTGCGCGAGGCGGGGATGCACCACGTAGTGGTCGGCTACGAGTCCGGCAACGAGCAAATTCTCAAGAACATCAAGAAGGGGGTCACCAAGGCGCAGGCGATCGAGTTCACCAAGAACTGCAAGAAGCTCGGCATCACCGTGCACGGCGCCTTCGTGCTGGGGCTTCCCGGCGAGACCCGCGAGACCATCAAGGAAACCATCGCTTACGCCATCGACCTCGACCTCACCTCGATCCAGGTGTCCCTGGCTTCCCCGTACCCGGGGACCGAGTTCTACCAGATGGCCAAGGAGAACGGCTGGATCGCCTCCGACAGCTTCCTCGACGAGACCGGTCACCAGAAGTGCGTCATCAACTACCCCGATCTCACCAACCAGGAGATCTTCGATGCGGTGGAGCTGTTCTACAACAAGTTCTACTTCCGCCCCCGCTACATAGCGCGCAGCATCTTTAGCATGCTGGTCGACTCCCAGGTGCGCCGCAAGCTCCTCAAGGAAGGCGCCCAGTACCTGAGCTACATGAGAAAGCGCAAGCAGGCCGCCTGCTAG